From a region of the Paraburkholderia hospita genome:
- a CDS encoding chorismate mutase produces the protein MTRPNLIGALGAILFASALAFTPVSARADGDDTALTNLIALVSQRLSLAEPVARYKWAHHQPITDTPREQALLADVEKRAARAGVDPAFAHEFFQDQIDASKEVQNALFDTWRASRPPEGAAPDLATSLRPQLDKLTQSLITALARVQTLRAQDDCPTRVARGIDNWKSLTRYDNTRNAALTRALGHVCESGGVGATG, from the coding sequence ATGACCCGTCCGAATCTCATCGGCGCGCTTGGCGCGATCCTGTTCGCTTCAGCCCTCGCCTTCACGCCGGTATCCGCCCGCGCCGACGGCGACGACACCGCGCTGACGAATCTGATTGCACTCGTGTCGCAGCGACTGTCGCTTGCCGAGCCTGTCGCGCGTTACAAGTGGGCGCATCATCAGCCGATCACCGATACGCCGCGCGAGCAGGCCTTGCTCGCCGACGTCGAAAAGCGCGCAGCGCGCGCTGGCGTGGACCCGGCGTTCGCGCATGAGTTTTTCCAGGATCAGATCGATGCGAGCAAGGAAGTGCAGAACGCACTCTTCGACACGTGGCGCGCAAGCCGCCCGCCCGAAGGCGCGGCGCCGGATCTCGCGACGAGCCTCAGGCCACAGCTGGATAAGTTGACGCAATCGCTGATCACCGCGCTCGCGCGCGTTCAGACGCTGCGCGCGCAGGACGATTGCCCGACGCGCGTGGCGCGCGGCATCGACAACTGGAAGTCGCTCACTCGCTACGACAACACCCGCAATGCAGCGCTGACGCGCGCGCTCGGGCACGTGTGCGAATCGGGCGGTGTCGGAGCGACGGGCTAG